One Salvia splendens isolate huo1 chromosome 12, SspV2, whole genome shotgun sequence genomic window carries:
- the LOC121759186 gene encoding uncharacterized protein LOC121759186, with protein MENYPYNSSYQESGDSSPRSGEIDFENPPPWEDSQGNQPPPNYKVKFMCSYGGKIHPRPHDNQLSYIGGETKILSVDRSIKFGSLLPKLTALCDCDSISFKYQLPGEDLDALISVTNDDDLEHMMLEYERLYRISPKPTRLRIFIFPTLNQSLSSSTRSFGSDDVKSEKERFVEALNSAPIVTAQPHTVAAAAPQPQPPPGNADFLFGFEKANAMAPQQPIQHQMMGRAPEMEDPVFLQAQDERSIAMDPIQKHIQDLQRLRLEEQQQGVYRRKSDDNLSGGYPPTEYYKLPEKAPPPGPHWPDNRQIPGGMFPASTEQPVYMIQTPAGAYHAPMMRPMAGAPPQGYYAVQRMPPEQQQQQQMYNVIPHPQSAVASMAAPPPQQQKAAGYSEGFGMVRGVAEAGYAQVAYDVGAGRQVLYTTTQGGVMGAAPPQYQGVVSGGEMRTAGGYNPDVGGKGVPKVTQTL; from the coding sequence ATGGAGAACTACCCGTACAACTCTTCCTACCAGGAGTCCGGCGACTCCTCCCCCCGCTCTGGCGAGATCGACTTCGAGAATCCGCCGCCGTGGGAGGATTCGCAGGGGAACCAGCCGCCGCCGAATTACAAGGTCAAGTTCATGTGCAGCTACGGCGGGAAGATCCACCCACGCCCTCACGATAACCAGCTCTCGTACATCGGAGGCGAAACGAAGATCCTCTCCGTAGATCGCAGCATCAAATTCGGCTCTCTGCTCCCCAAGCTCACCGCTCTCTGCGATTGCGACAGCATCTCGTTCAAGTACCAGCTCCCCGGCGAAGATCTCGACGCTTTGATTTCCGTCACGAACGACGACGATCTGGAGCACATGATGCTCGAGTACGAGCGGCTGTACCGGATTTCGCCGAAGCCGACGCGGTTGAGGATTTTCATTTTTCCGACGCTGAATCAGAGCTTGAGCTCGTCGACTAGGAGTTTTGGCTCCGATGATGTTAAATCGGAGAAGGAGAGGTTCGTGGAGGCGTTGAATTCTGCGCCGATTGTCACTGCGCAGCCGCATACGGTGGCGGCAGCGGCTCCGCAGCCGCAGCCGCCGCCTGGTAACGCCGATTTCCTGTTTGGATTTGAGAAAGCGAATGCAATGGCGCCGCAACAGCCGATTCAGCATCAGATGATGGGGAGAGCTCCGGAGATGGAGGATCCAGTGTTCCTTCAAGCACAGGATGAGCGGTCGATTGCGATGGATCCGATCCAGAAGCATATTCAGGATCTGCAGCGGCTGAGGCTGGAGGAGCAGCAGCAAGGAGTCTACCGAAGAAAAAGCGACGATAATCTCTCCGGCGGCTATCCACCCACCGAGTACTACAAATTGCCGGAGAAAGCTCCTCCGCCGGGTCCTCACTGGCCTGACAACAGGCAAATCCCCGGCGGAATGTTCCCGGCGAGCACCGAGCAGCCGGTTTACATGATCCAGACGCCGGCGGGTGCGTACCACGCGCCGATGATGAGGCCGATGGCCGGAGCTCCGCCGCAGGGTTATTACGCCGTTCAGCGCATGCCGCCGGAGCAGCAGCAACAGCAGCAGATGTACAATGTGATTCCGCATCCACAGTCGGCGGTGGCTTCGATGGcggcgccgccgccgcagcagCAGAAGGCGGCGGGATATTCCGAGGGTTTCGGGATGGTGAGAGGGGTGGCGGAAGCAGGGTACGCGCAGGTGGCGTATGATGTTGGGGCGGGGAGGCAGGTGTTGTACACCACGACGCAGGGGGGAGTGATGGGGGCTGCGCCGCCGCAGTATCAAGGCGTGGTGAGCGGCGGCGAGATGAGGACAGCTGGAGGGTATAATCCGGATGTAGGTGGGAAAGGTGTCCCCAAAGTTACGCAAACTTTGTGA